A stretch of the Nicotiana tabacum cultivar K326 chromosome 6, ASM71507v2, whole genome shotgun sequence genome encodes the following:
- the LOC107809238 gene encoding sodium/proton antiporter 1 isoform X3: protein MALLFGLGYMGIIFEESLAFNKSGVGLLMAVSLWTIRSIGAPSNDVALSELSHATAEVSEIVFFLLGAMTIVEIVDAHQGFKLVTDNITTRKPKTLLWVVGFVTFFLSSILDNLTSTIVMVSLLRKLAPPSEYRKLLGAVVVIAANAGGAWTPIGDVTTTMLWIHGQISTLPTMKGLFLPSAVSLAVPLALLSLTSEVNGKGQNSADVLASEQMAPRGQLVFSVGLGALVFVPVFKALTGLPPYMGMLLGLGVLWIITDAIHYGESERQRLKVPQALSRIDTQGALFFLGILLSVSSLEAAGILRELANYLDAHIPSTELIASAIGVVSAIIDNVPLVAATMGMYDLSSFPQDSEFWQLVAFCAGTGGSMLVIGSAAGVAFMGMEKVDFFWYMKKVSGFAFAGYAAGIAAYLATHNLNISLPTALAQVPFLHGS, encoded by the exons GCTCCTTCTAATGACGTAGCTCTTTCAGAATTGTCACATGCAACTGCTGAAGTTAGTGAAATAGTGTTCTTTTTACTTGGTGCGATGACCATTGTTGAGATAGTTGATGCTCATCAGGGATTTAAGCTTGTTACTGACAACATCACTACTCGCAAGCCAAAAACTCTGCTTTGGGTG GTAGGTTTTGTGACTTTCTTCCTTAGTTCAATCCTGGATAACCTGACTTCTACTATAGTGATGGTCTCCTTACTGAGGAAACTGGCACCACCTTCAGAATACCGAAA GCTTCTTGGTGCTGTTGTGGTTATAGCAGCAAATGCTGGCGGAGCATGGACTCCCATAGGTGATGTTACAACTACAATGCTCTGGATACACGGGCAAATATCCACGTTGCCGACAATGAAG GGCTTATTTTTGCCATCAGCAGTTTCTCTAGCTGTTCCTTTGGCTCTGCTGTCCCTTACAAG TGAAGTAAACGGGAAAGGACAAAATTCCGCAGATGTTCTGGCATCCGAACAGATGGCTCCTCGAGGACAGCTAGTTTTCTCAGTAGGACTTGGGGCTTTAGTGTTTGTAccagttttcaaggccttgactGGTTTGCCACCATACATGGGTATGCTGCTTGGACTGGGAGTTCTTTGGATAATCACAGATGCAATTCACTATGGAGAATCAGAAAGACAGCGACTGAAAGTACCACAGGCTTTATCACGCATTGACACTCAAGGAGCTCTTTTCTTCCTTGGAATCTTATTGTCCGTTAGCAG CTTGGAGGCAGCAGGTATTCTGCGAGAATTGGCAAATTACCTCGATGCTCATATCCCAAGCACTGAACTTATTGCGAGTGCAATTGGAGTTGTTTCAGCAATCATAGACAATGTTCCTCTGGTTGCAGCCACAATGGGAATGTACGACCTATCCTCCTTTCCCCAAGATTCTGAGTTCTGGCAACTAGTAGCATTTTGTGCAGGTACTGGTGGATCCATGTTAGTAATTGGCTCAGCAGCTGGAGTAGCATTTATGGGAATGGAAAAGGTCGACTTCTTTTGGTATATGAAAAAG GTTAGTGGGTTTGCTTTTGCTGGCTATGCTGCCGGTATTGCCGCATATCTAGCAACACATAATCTCAACATCTCACTTCCCACAGCTCTGGCTCAAGTTCCTTTTCTTCATGGTTCATAA
- the LOC107764004 gene encoding uncharacterized protein LOC107764004, protein MVDAIGYEVPNLQQFAIRVQSLTCSSSGCERNWSVYEHIHTKKRNRLELKKLNDLVFVKYNRTLARRYKARNIIDPILLDNIDEANEWLTGGPENHEEEEVFEGEGLTFGHVAMANGVEESVYGFRGSTLRSKERVSTSTSTCKSRTLIKEASDEEEDDDDQYNNSNMMTLQEFGDLVEE, encoded by the exons ATGGTGGATGCAATTGGTTATGAAGTTCCAAACTTGCAACAATTTGCTATTAGAGTTCAAAGCTTAACTTGTAGCTCATCCGGATGCGAGAGAAATTGGAGTGTTTATGAACAT ATTCATACTAAGAAGAGGAACAGGCTTGAGCTAAAGAAACTCAATGATCTCGTGTTCGTAAAATATAATAGAACATTGGCTCGTCGTTACAAAGCTCGCAATATCATTGATCCAATTTTATTGGATAACATTGATGAAGCAAATGAATGGTTAACCGGAGGCCCCGAAaatcatgaagaagaagaagtgtttgAAGGAGAAGGTCTCACTTTTGGTCATGTTGCTATGGCAAATGGAGTTGAAGAGAGTGTTTATGGTTTTAGGGGAAGTACTTTAAGGAGCAAAGAAAGAGTATCTACAAGTACAAGTACATGTAAAAGTAGAACCCTAATTAAAGAAGCCtctgatgaagaagaagatgatgatgaccAATATAATAACTCGAACATGATGACACTTCAAGAGTTTGGAGATCTTGTTGAAGAATAG